A genomic segment from Roseibium algicola encodes:
- a CDS encoding ABC transporter ATP-binding protein, with the protein MSSNDGDIVIRAEGLVKSFKGFRAVDGLDLTIERGMIYGFLGPNGCGKTTAMRMLTGLLTPTEGTVEVLGLSVPKDAETLKYKIGYMTQAFSLYGDLTVLENLNFMATIYGLPSKRKKQRIAEVMERYELSELGDRFAGKMSGGQRQRLALATAVLHEPQLLFLDEPTSAVDPESRRHFWEQLFDLVDGGTSIVVTTHFMDEAERCHKIAIMEAGQKRADGAPKDLMAAMGANVVEIEGPNLREIRRRLLGTEGIITAAQLGARLRVLVRDDIADPEAFLKNKDETNGATLIEKVRPNLEDVFVTATGEGRQ; encoded by the coding sequence GTGAGTTCAAACGACGGCGACATCGTCATCCGGGCAGAGGGCCTGGTGAAAAGCTTCAAGGGGTTCCGGGCGGTCGACGGACTGGATCTGACCATCGAGCGTGGCATGATCTATGGCTTTCTCGGCCCCAACGGCTGCGGCAAGACCACGGCCATGCGCATGCTGACGGGACTTCTCACACCGACCGAAGGCACCGTCGAAGTGCTGGGGCTTTCCGTCCCCAAGGATGCCGAGACCCTGAAATACAAGATCGGCTACATGACCCAGGCCTTTTCGCTTTACGGTGATCTGACGGTTCTGGAGAACCTCAACTTCATGGCAACGATCTACGGCCTGCCATCGAAGCGGAAGAAGCAGCGCATTGCCGAGGTCATGGAGCGATATGAATTGAGCGAGCTGGGTGACCGGTTCGCAGGCAAGATGTCCGGCGGGCAACGCCAGCGCCTGGCGCTGGCAACCGCGGTTCTGCACGAACCGCAGCTTTTGTTTCTGGACGAACCGACCTCGGCCGTGGATCCGGAGTCGCGCCGACATTTCTGGGAACAGCTGTTCGACCTGGTCGATGGCGGAACGTCCATTGTCGTGACCACGCATTTCATGGACGAGGCGGAACGCTGCCACAAGATTGCAATCATGGAAGCAGGCCAGAAACGTGCTGACGGGGCACCGAAGGACCTGATGGCGGCAATGGGTGCCAATGTCGTGGAAATCGAAGGCCCCAACCTGCGCGAAATCCGCCGCCGGCTGCTGGGAACGGAAGGCATCATCACCGCCGCGCAGCTGGGTGCACGCCTGCGTGTTCTGGTGCGGGACGACATTGCCGATCCCGAAGCTTTCCTGAAAAACAAGGACGAGACCAACGGTGCCACGTTGATCGAAAAGGTGCGCCCGAACCTGGAAGATGTCTTCGTGACGGCAACGGGAGAAGGCCGACAATGA
- a CDS encoding ABC transporter permease translates to MIRPLSRISAIFFKELSQLRRDRMTFGMVIMIPLIQLILFGYAINTNIRDIPVAVVDHSQTGLSRILIQMVEATRVVKVTERLTSIEEAETAIKAARVRAAFILPDDLSQRVARSPAANLGTPPSTDEETSRPVAQWIVDGSDTMIAGAIKSLRNMPLAELNRQAPNRSTPTFEVALFFNPEQRTAINIVPGLVGIILTMTMIMFTSAAIVRERERGNMEMLINTPVRPIELMIGKIIPYIFIGLLQTMIILGLGHLLFNVPFGDKIFDLFVGTLLFIGASLSLGLVLSTIAQSQLQATQMTVFVLLPSILLSGFMFPYEGMPVIAQYIAEAFPATHFMRMIRGFVLRDAGLLELHRDVLWMCGFFVLGMIVAAFRFKKRLD, encoded by the coding sequence ATGATCAGACCCCTTTCACGGATATCGGCCATCTTCTTCAAGGAACTCAGCCAGCTGCGCCGGGATCGGATGACCTTCGGCATGGTCATCATGATCCCGTTGATCCAGCTGATCCTGTTCGGCTACGCCATCAACACCAACATTCGTGATATTCCCGTTGCTGTCGTCGATCACAGCCAGACCGGGCTGAGCCGGATCCTGATCCAGATGGTGGAAGCGACCCGTGTCGTAAAGGTGACCGAACGCCTGACCAGCATCGAGGAAGCGGAAACCGCGATCAAGGCCGCGCGCGTGCGCGCCGCCTTCATTCTGCCGGACGACCTCTCCCAGAGGGTCGCCCGCTCGCCCGCCGCCAACCTGGGCACGCCGCCTTCCACCGACGAGGAAACCAGCCGCCCTGTTGCCCAGTGGATCGTCGACGGCTCCGACACCATGATTGCAGGTGCCATCAAGTCGCTGCGCAACATGCCGCTGGCAGAATTGAACCGTCAGGCCCCGAACCGGTCGACGCCGACCTTCGAGGTGGCCCTGTTTTTCAACCCGGAACAGCGTACCGCCATCAACATCGTCCCCGGCCTGGTCGGCATCATCCTGACCATGACCATGATCATGTTCACATCGGCGGCAATCGTGCGCGAACGCGAGCGCGGCAACATGGAAATGCTGATCAACACGCCGGTGCGGCCGATCGAGCTGATGATCGGCAAGATCATTCCCTACATCTTCATCGGCCTATTGCAGACGATGATCATCCTCGGGCTCGGACACCTGCTGTTCAACGTGCCTTTCGGCGACAAGATATTCGATCTCTTTGTCGGCACATTGCTCTTCATCGGAGCCAGTCTGTCACTGGGCCTGGTACTGTCGACCATTGCCCAGAGCCAGTTGCAGGCAACCCAGATGACGGTGTTCGTGCTGCTGCCGTCCATCCTGCTGTCCGGCTTCATGTTTCCCTATGAAGGCATGCCGGTGATCGCGCAGTATATTGCCGAGGCGTTTCCGGCGACCCATTTCATGCGCATGATCAGAGGGTTCGTCCTGCGGGACGCCGGGCTGCTTGAGCTGCACCGCGACGTGCTCTGGATGTGCGGGTTCTTCGTTCTGGGCATGATCGTCGCCGCTTTCCGCTTCAAGAAACGGCTGGACTGA
- a CDS encoding DMT family transporter gives MTESLKGLAAALLAFALFSTHDAIIKELGGSYPVFQIIFFTMLFAFVPMSMMMLADKAVDNFRPRHPWLVLSRAGLAIIAMSCGFYAFTALPLAEVYALLFAMPLLITALSVPLLGETVRAQRWAAVIVGLIGVLIVLRPGVTELTLGHAAALTAAFANSLSTILVRKLGGKERPAVLILYPMILSMMAMSMTLPVFYVPVELLDLGLMAAIGFLSVIAQFLTISAYKAAPAAVVAPLQYSQILWASLFGMLFFSETPDFYVGLGSAVIIASGIFVVWRESRENVSVQTPVLKTANPRFDTGPQPK, from the coding sequence ATGACTGAATCGCTCAAGGGACTTGCCGCCGCGCTTCTCGCATTTGCCCTGTTTTCCACGCATGACGCCATCATCAAGGAACTCGGTGGCAGCTATCCGGTCTTTCAGATCATCTTCTTCACGATGCTTTTTGCCTTCGTGCCGATGTCGATGATGATGCTGGCGGACAAGGCAGTCGACAATTTCCGTCCAAGACACCCCTGGCTGGTGCTGTCGCGGGCAGGCCTGGCCATTATCGCCATGTCCTGCGGGTTCTACGCCTTTACGGCGCTGCCGCTGGCCGAGGTCTATGCATTGCTGTTTGCCATGCCGCTTCTGATCACCGCCTTGTCCGTACCGCTGCTTGGTGAGACAGTGCGGGCGCAGCGCTGGGCTGCCGTGATCGTCGGTTTGATCGGCGTTCTAATCGTTTTACGTCCCGGCGTGACGGAGCTGACCCTCGGCCATGCAGCTGCCCTGACAGCGGCCTTCGCCAATTCGCTTTCCACCATTCTGGTGCGTAAACTCGGCGGCAAGGAACGTCCAGCCGTCCTGATCCTCTACCCGATGATCCTGTCCATGATGGCCATGTCGATGACGCTGCCGGTCTTCTATGTGCCGGTGGAGCTTCTCGACCTCGGACTTATGGCGGCGATCGGCTTTCTTTCGGTCATTGCCCAGTTCCTGACGATCTCCGCCTACAAGGCAGCGCCGGCCGCGGTCGTTGCACCGCTGCAATACAGCCAGATCCTCTGGGCAAGCCTGTTCGGCATGCTGTTCTTTTCCGAAACACCGGATTTCTACGTCGGCCTCGGCTCTGCAGTTATCATTGCCTCGGGTATCTTCGTCGTGTGGCGTGAGAGCCGGGAGAATGTCTCTGTACAGACCCCGGTCCTGAAAACCGCCAACCCGCGTTTCGATACGGGCCCGCAACCGAAGTAG
- the phnE gene encoding phosphonate ABC transporter, permease protein PhnE encodes MEQVQLQDWARYTPAQRFQRYGYFALTALVVAWALGSVNIIWAWVWDAPTQMGDLFSRMVPPDPTHLDQILSALWETVNLATIATAMAVVLALPVAYIAAQNTTPNALTLWLGRFILVSSRSVNTIIWALLFVAIFGPGVVAGIVAIMFRSIGFLGKLLGEAIEEIDPKPVEALKACGASHFKVVLYAIVPQVMPTFFAVTILRWDINLRESTVLGLVGAGGIGVILQGAIDTFNWQEVSMVLLAIIALVVVGEVVSSYLRRKIL; translated from the coding sequence ATGGAACAGGTACAGCTCCAAGACTGGGCGCGTTACACGCCGGCCCAACGGTTTCAGCGCTACGGCTACTTTGCCCTGACCGCACTCGTCGTTGCCTGGGCCCTCGGCAGCGTCAACATCATCTGGGCCTGGGTGTGGGACGCGCCGACCCAGATGGGCGATCTTTTCAGCCGCATGGTACCTCCAGACCCGACCCACCTCGACCAGATTCTGAGTGCGTTGTGGGAGACGGTAAACCTTGCCACAATCGCAACGGCTATGGCGGTCGTGCTGGCTCTGCCGGTGGCCTATATCGCCGCGCAGAACACCACGCCGAACGCACTGACGCTCTGGCTTGGCCGGTTCATCCTGGTCTCGTCGCGTTCGGTGAACACGATCATCTGGGCCCTCTTGTTCGTGGCAATCTTCGGCCCGGGTGTTGTTGCCGGCATCGTTGCAATCATGTTCCGTTCCATCGGCTTCCTGGGCAAACTGCTGGGCGAAGCCATCGAGGAAATCGATCCGAAACCGGTCGAGGCGCTAAAGGCGTGCGGCGCAAGCCATTTCAAGGTGGTGCTCTATGCCATCGTCCCCCAGGTCATGCCGACCTTCTTTGCGGTGACTATCCTACGCTGGGACATCAACCTGCGGGAATCCACGGTTCTCGGGCTGGTCGGGGCAGGGGGCATTGGTGTGATCCTGCAAGGGGCCATCGATACCTTCAACTGGCAGGAAGTCTCCATGGTGCTCCTGGCCATCATCGCCCTGGTGGTGGTGGGAGAGGTTGTATCGTCCTACCTGCGGCGCAAGATCCTCTGA
- the phnE gene encoding phosphonate ABC transporter, permease protein PhnE yields MSTARDTWRKQPFIANPLLRYGLYVAIAVYIVTTFATLPIDWDRMMQGLSRAGRIFGGAFPPSFQRSELLIDGFMESLKIAILATVGGILLSIPIAFMAARNIAPLPIYYFGRAVIIIARSFHPVIVAIIFVKAVGFGPFAGVLTLIVYSIGFVAKLLAEKIEEIDPGPVEAMKAAGAPFLSTLVYAVFPQIMQRQIGLGIYQLDSNLRASAVVGIVGAGGIGATLANAFGRYDYDFALAITMVIVGAILISEAVSGAIRKRIA; encoded by the coding sequence ATGAGTACGGCGAGGGATACCTGGCGCAAGCAGCCCTTCATCGCCAACCCGCTATTGCGCTACGGCCTTTATGTCGCAATAGCGGTTTATATCGTGACCACCTTTGCGACGCTGCCGATCGACTGGGACCGCATGATGCAAGGCTTGAGCCGTGCAGGGCGGATCTTCGGCGGGGCCTTCCCGCCCAGCTTCCAGCGCAGCGAATTGCTCATCGACGGGTTTATGGAAAGCCTGAAGATCGCGATCCTTGCAACTGTCGGCGGCATCCTGCTGTCGATCCCGATCGCCTTCATGGCGGCCAGGAACATCGCACCGCTCCCGATCTATTATTTTGGCCGGGCGGTCATCATCATCGCACGCAGCTTCCATCCGGTAATTGTCGCCATCATCTTCGTGAAAGCGGTCGGATTCGGTCCCTTCGCGGGTGTCCTGACGCTGATCGTCTACTCCATCGGCTTTGTTGCCAAGCTACTGGCGGAAAAGATCGAGGAAATCGATCCGGGGCCCGTCGAAGCCATGAAGGCAGCGGGCGCACCGTTCCTGTCCACACTGGTTTACGCGGTGTTCCCGCAGATCATGCAGCGCCAGATCGGCCTTGGCATCTATCAGCTCGACAGTAACCTGAGAGCCTCGGCGGTCGTCGGTATCGTTGGCGCGGGCGGCATCGGCGCCACCCTGGCGAATGCCTTCGGGCGCTACGACTACGACTTCGCCCTGGCCATCACCATGGTCATCGTGGGTGCCATCCTGATTTCCGAAGCCGTCAGCGGTGCAATCAGAAAGCGGATCGCATAA
- the phnC gene encoding phosphonate ABC transporter ATP-binding protein — protein sequence MLKITSLVKRYGAGDPVLKDLDLEVPGEEVVSVIGSSGAGKSTLLRCINRLVEPTSGKIFLNGTDFTSLGKRELRVGRRRIGMVFQSFNLVDRLTVMENVQSGRLGYISTWAALSRRYPKEDIRRAYELMERVGIAHYANKRADELSGGERQRVGVIRALMQQPEILLADEPTASLDPKTSEQIMTLLRDLARELKLPVIINIHNVNEAKEFSDRIVGMRYGRIIFDDLPDALTKDAMHEIYAGVPHEDRQMEGAAA from the coding sequence ATGCTAAAGATAACAAGCCTTGTGAAACGTTACGGGGCCGGGGATCCTGTGCTCAAAGACCTGGACCTCGAGGTTCCCGGTGAAGAGGTCGTCTCCGTGATCGGCTCTTCGGGGGCAGGCAAGAGTACTCTGCTTCGCTGCATCAACCGGCTGGTCGAGCCGACCTCCGGCAAGATCTTCCTGAATGGCACCGATTTCACCAGCCTGGGCAAGCGCGAGCTGCGCGTCGGCCGCCGCCGCATCGGCATGGTGTTCCAGAGCTTCAATCTGGTCGACCGCCTGACCGTCATGGAAAATGTCCAGAGCGGGCGCCTCGGTTACATCTCGACCTGGGCAGCGCTTTCGAGGCGTTACCCCAAGGAAGACATCCGCCGGGCCTATGAGCTCATGGAGCGGGTCGGGATCGCCCATTACGCCAACAAGCGCGCGGACGAACTTTCAGGCGGCGAACGCCAGCGTGTCGGCGTTATCCGGGCGCTGATGCAACAACCTGAAATCCTTCTGGCCGACGAACCGACAGCCTCTCTCGACCCGAAGACCTCGGAACAGATCATGACGCTGCTGCGGGATCTTGCGCGCGAACTGAAGCTTCCGGTGATCATCAACATTCACAACGTCAATGAAGCCAAGGAATTCAGCGACCGTATCGTCGGCATGCGCTATGGGCGGATCATTTTCGACGATCTGCCGGATGCCCTGACGAAGGACGCGATGCACGAAATCTATGCCGGTGTTCCTCACGAAGACCGGCAGATGGAAGGCGCTGCGGCATGA
- the phnD gene encoding phosphate/phosphite/phosphonate ABC transporter substrate-binding protein, which produces MLARLGSVAFVTGFALSSAYAAECANQGALDSIYCDANGDLVADAPSDPAKLSNPDTLVFAYTPVEDPAVYADIWAPFIEHLETVTGKDVQFFAVQSNSAEVEAMRSGRLHIAGFSTGPTPFAVNLAGAVPFAIMGSEDGQFGYRLQIYTQADSDIKTPADMKGKRIAHTSPTSNSGNQAPRALFPDLGVVPDQDYEVIYSGSHDQSMLGVVAGDYDAAPVASEVVDRMAERGLYDPEEVRIVWESDPFPTTSFNYAHDLDPALVEKIKEAFFSFDFKGNKLGEEFEGVSKFVPITYKDQWAVIRQIQASNGVEYTPQGLAK; this is translated from the coding sequence ATGCTGGCCCGGCTCGGTTCCGTGGCTTTTGTGACCGGTTTTGCCCTTTCGTCCGCTTATGCAGCTGAATGCGCGAACCAGGGTGCACTTGATAGCATCTATTGCGATGCCAACGGCGATCTTGTCGCCGATGCCCCGTCCGATCCGGCCAAACTGAGCAACCCGGACACGCTCGTCTTCGCCTATACACCGGTTGAAGATCCGGCCGTTTACGCCGACATCTGGGCACCTTTCATCGAGCATCTGGAAACCGTTACCGGCAAGGACGTGCAGTTCTTCGCCGTACAGTCGAATTCGGCTGAAGTGGAAGCCATGCGGTCCGGCCGTCTGCATATCGCGGGCTTCTCGACCGGCCCGACGCCTTTTGCCGTCAATCTCGCCGGTGCCGTGCCGTTTGCGATCATGGGCAGCGAAGACGGTCAGTTCGGCTACCGCCTTCAGATCTACACCCAGGCCGACAGCGATATCAAAACGCCTGCCGATATGAAGGGCAAGCGCATCGCGCACACGTCTCCGACGTCCAACTCGGGCAACCAGGCGCCGCGGGCCCTGTTCCCGGACCTCGGTGTCGTGCCGGATCAGGACTATGAAGTCATCTATTCCGGATCCCATGACCAGTCGATGCTGGGTGTCGTTGCCGGCGACTATGACGCCGCACCGGTCGCCTCCGAAGTTGTTGACCGCATGGCGGAACGTGGCCTTTACGATCCGGAGGAAGTGCGCATTGTCTGGGAAAGCGATCCGTTCCCGACAACCTCCTTCAACTATGCCCACGACCTGGACCCGGCCCTCGTTGAAAAAATCAAGGAAGCGTTCTTCAGCTTCGACTTCAAGGGCAACAAACTGGGTGAGGAATTCGAGGGCGTAAGCAAGTTCGTCCCCATCACCTACAAGGATCAGTGGGCTGTCATCCGGCAGATCCAGGCCAGCAACGGTGTTGAATACACGCCGCAAGGTCTTGCCAAGTAA
- a CDS encoding response regulator, which yields MKVQESDGMDASATRPVIAIIDDDADVRETLSALMEASGFEPVAFQDSDGFKAAGSPQDFDLALIDLRLKGESGLTLAIHIRETSELPIVMLTGVGDEIDKIIGLETGADDYLMKPFNPRELVARIRAVLRRYGHGVSAAKAGKDQEIIFGDKRVNLKRRELLDGNGDEIPLTNAEYVLLEYFVKNPDRIIPRTDLMREIGSDMQRYVDRTIDVLILRLRRKIENVPSKPVHLQTRRAQGYIFVLQADGP from the coding sequence ATGAAGGTGCAAGAGAGCGACGGCATGGATGCAAGCGCGACAAGACCGGTGATTGCCATCATCGATGATGACGCGGATGTGCGCGAAACCCTGTCTGCTCTCATGGAGGCAAGCGGGTTCGAACCGGTTGCGTTTCAGGACAGCGACGGCTTCAAGGCGGCTGGCAGTCCCCAGGATTTCGACCTCGCGCTGATTGACCTGCGCCTCAAGGGCGAATCCGGTCTGACCCTTGCCATTCACATTCGCGAAACCAGCGAGCTTCCAATCGTCATGCTGACCGGTGTGGGCGACGAGATCGACAAGATCATCGGCCTTGAGACAGGCGCTGACGACTACCTGATGAAGCCGTTCAATCCGCGCGAACTCGTCGCCCGCATCCGCGCGGTTCTGCGACGCTACGGGCATGGCGTTTCAGCTGCGAAAGCCGGCAAGGATCAGGAGATCATCTTCGGCGACAAGAGGGTGAACCTGAAACGCAGGGAACTGCTTGACGGTAACGGCGACGAGATCCCGCTGACCAATGCGGAATATGTCCTCCTAGAATATTTCGTGAAGAACCCGGACCGGATCATTCCCCGTACGGACCTGATGCGCGAGATCGGCAGCGACATGCAGCGCTATGTCGACCGGACCATCGATGTCCTGATCCTGAGGCTGCGCCGCAAGATCGAGAATGTCCCGTCCAAGCCCGTTCATCTGCAGACCCGCCGCGCACAGGGATATATCTTCGTCCTGCAGGCGGACGGACCATGA
- a CDS encoding ATP-binding protein translates to MSTSRLRQPSIRSLLLSSIGLLLVVVMVVGAIALITLNSAEEQLGTFHDQTLSDVSDALELSGNASKLAASAPFLMTLSPSFQLESEAERILATLDHIETLGGGDPDLIRPLARIRVAITDLARAMVPQGRNAAELALIDQDLERLQKRFRRLAQSRDQSPEDRQNWSALQQLVMAAIGALRSQELIKVGEQQSSFRRIRQDIASNAPAAVRAALAEVDDAVMRRGDLFSLRYASLAAKLDAENALFRIRTELAQVNAYALQKVTDTKLRLRVSRDKTTTSITFAKAVILVLTGISLIVAIGSALFVSRYVVRNLHQITAVMRRLAAGDLKARLPKKASSSDEIGQLSEAFRKFRSNALRLERKTREVWRRNELFITVFQNISDGVAVLSPTGQILAENDRVRELLRLERAGRGKRMTLPELLEKSPFERRANENDRAGFGEYADTTGRVLEVRQSALPDGGSVWLFSETTERKRIDERLEEIRRVESLGKVTGEVAHDFGNILSTISGNLHMLEGELSPKASVLKARINDAVELGVSLIERLLAFARKQHLAPIETDIAVIAEGMEDLLSMALPETVTLTIRCDEGPMHARIDPGQLESAILNLCVNAGQAIEDEGHIEIAVTRQTDGTISLSVQDDGCGMDADTLRQAAEPFFSARANGEGTGLGLSMVHGFAHQSGGTIHIASQPGHGTCVTLTFPQQPRGQTSHSVETVAGNGIGHALVVDDDRRSAAAISDLMTRFGYKVTTEHCFEDAKVRIGRDMAYSIVVTDLQLDNGHSGWDLVAKALDTHPDCRVVAVSGHLPQDDQFSDRFPERFSKLPKPVDAEALAEKIGMQLNAPA, encoded by the coding sequence ATGAGCACGTCCCGGCTCCGCCAGCCCAGTATCCGCTCGCTGCTGCTTTCCTCCATCGGCCTGCTTCTTGTCGTGGTCATGGTTGTCGGGGCCATTGCCCTCATCACTCTCAACAGCGCCGAAGAGCAGCTCGGCACATTTCACGACCAGACCTTGAGCGACGTTTCCGACGCCCTGGAACTTTCCGGCAACGCGTCGAAACTGGCCGCCTCCGCGCCCTTTCTGATGACACTCAGCCCCAGCTTCCAGCTGGAAAGCGAGGCCGAACGAATTCTCGCAACGCTTGATCACATCGAGACACTGGGTGGTGGCGATCCCGACCTCATCAGGCCTCTTGCCCGCATCCGGGTCGCGATCACCGATCTGGCCCGCGCAATGGTTCCACAAGGCAGGAACGCTGCAGAGCTCGCATTGATCGATCAGGATCTGGAGCGCCTTCAAAAACGCTTCAGGAGGCTCGCACAATCTCGGGACCAATCGCCTGAGGACCGTCAGAACTGGTCAGCCCTGCAGCAACTGGTCATGGCGGCCATTGGTGCCTTGCGCAGTCAGGAGCTGATCAAGGTCGGCGAGCAGCAAAGCAGCTTCCGGCGTATCCGTCAGGACATTGCTTCCAATGCCCCTGCCGCCGTACGCGCCGCCTTGGCCGAGGTCGATGACGCCGTGATGCGGCGGGGCGACCTGTTCTCGCTGCGTTATGCCAGCCTCGCCGCCAAGCTCGATGCCGAAAACGCGCTCTTCCGCATTCGCACCGAGCTCGCGCAGGTGAACGCCTACGCCCTTCAGAAGGTGACGGACACAAAGCTGCGGCTTCGCGTTTCACGCGACAAGACAACGACCAGCATTACCTTTGCAAAGGCCGTCATTCTTGTCCTGACCGGCATCAGCCTGATTGTTGCCATCGGCTCCGCCCTGTTTGTCTCCCGCTACGTGGTTCGCAACCTGCACCAGATTACCGCAGTCATGCGGCGGCTGGCGGCTGGAGACCTGAAGGCTCGGCTCCCCAAGAAGGCAAGCTCGTCGGACGAAATCGGGCAGTTGTCCGAAGCCTTCCGCAAGTTCCGGTCCAACGCCCTGCGCCTGGAACGGAAAACCAGGGAAGTCTGGCGTCGAAACGAGCTTTTCATCACCGTTTTCCAGAACATAAGCGACGGTGTCGCGGTCCTGTCGCCAACCGGGCAGATCCTGGCCGAAAATGATCGTGTCCGGGAGTTGTTGCGCCTTGAAAGGGCTGGCCGCGGCAAACGCATGACTTTGCCGGAACTTCTGGAAAAGTCACCGTTCGAGCGCCGCGCCAATGAAAACGACCGCGCTGGATTTGGCGAATACGCCGACACCACCGGCCGGGTGCTGGAAGTGCGCCAGTCGGCATTGCCTGACGGCGGCTCGGTTTGGCTGTTTTCCGAAACGACGGAACGCAAAAGGATCGACGAACGGCTGGAAGAAATCCGGCGAGTGGAAAGCCTCGGCAAGGTGACAGGCGAAGTTGCCCATGACTTCGGCAACATTCTGTCCACGATCTCCGGAAATCTTCACATGCTGGAGGGCGAGCTTAGCCCCAAGGCCTCCGTGCTGAAAGCAAGGATCAATGACGCCGTCGAACTCGGTGTTTCGCTGATCGAGAGGCTTCTGGCCTTCGCCCGCAAACAACACCTCGCCCCCATCGAAACCGATATCGCCGTGATTGCGGAAGGCATGGAAGACCTGTTGTCGATGGCCCTGCCCGAAACCGTAACGTTGACGATCAGGTGCGACGAAGGCCCGATGCATGCGCGGATCGACCCCGGCCAGCTGGAAAGCGCCATCTTGAACCTGTGCGTCAATGCAGGTCAGGCCATCGAAGACGAAGGACATATCGAAATTGCCGTGACGCGGCAGACAGACGGGACGATCTCGCTCTCGGTGCAGGATGATGGCTGCGGCATGGATGCAGATACGTTGCGCCAGGCCGCAGAGCCTTTCTTCAGCGCCCGCGCGAACGGTGAAGGCACGGGCCTAGGGCTGTCCATGGTGCACGGGTTCGCGCACCAGTCAGGCGGCACCATCCACATTGCATCGCAGCCGGGACACGGAACCTGCGTAACGTTGACCTTTCCCCAGCAGCCTCGTGGACAAACCTCCCATTCTGTCGAGACCGTGGCCGGGAACGGGATCGGGCACGCTCTTGTGGTTGATGACGACCGGAGGTCGGCAGCTGCGATATCGGACCTCATGACAAGGTTCGGGTACAAGGTGACGACAGAGCATTGTTTTGAGGATGCCAAGGTCAGGATTGGCCGCGACATGGCCTATTCGATCGTGGTGACGGACTTGCAGCTCGACAATGGTCACTCGGGCTGGGACCTTGTGGCGAAAGCTCTCGATACGCACCCCGATTGCCGGGTCGTTGCCGTTTCGGGGCATCTGCCACAGGACGACCAGTTTTCAGACAGATTTCCGGAACGTTTTTCGAAGCTGCCCAAGCCGGTGGATGCGGAAGCCCTGGCCGAAAAGATCGGTATGCAGCTCAACGCACCTGCCTGA
- the minC gene encoding septum site-determining protein MinC — protein MKFKGKSFIAIVLSPEPPFADWFREIDRIIERSPGFFIDRPIILDVRGTKIPIEELEQLLAELAERSIRVMGIDGVAGTRLKAGMPPSFSGGRLASDVDVPTPANASAAAGNGSETEKPDAKDADGSTRNTTAKSKKTAAEPKAKESKANGDSDVEPEAWETSPASIASGSSIVITEPVRSGQSILHPEGDVTVIGSVSSGAEIIAGGSIHVYGALRGRALAGVAGKDSARIFCSKLDAELVSINGLYKVADDFDGALRNAPAQIRFENETLVFEELN, from the coding sequence ATGAAGTTCAAGGGAAAATCCTTCATTGCCATCGTTCTGAGCCCGGAGCCGCCCTTCGCGGACTGGTTCCGTGAAATCGACCGGATCATCGAACGCTCACCGGGATTTTTCATCGACCGGCCCATTATTCTGGACGTTCGGGGAACCAAGATTCCGATTGAAGAGCTGGAACAGCTTCTTGCCGAACTTGCCGAACGCTCGATCCGGGTGATGGGAATCGACGGTGTCGCCGGAACACGCCTGAAAGCCGGCATGCCGCCGAGCTTTTCCGGTGGCCGTCTGGCGTCCGACGTGGATGTCCCGACCCCTGCAAACGCTTCGGCCGCGGCTGGAAACGGTTCTGAAACCGAAAAGCCGGACGCCAAGGACGCAGATGGCTCGACCAGGAACACAACTGCAAAGTCCAAGAAGACAGCCGCTGAGCCCAAAGCCAAGGAGAGCAAGGCAAACGGTGACAGCGATGTCGAACCGGAAGCGTGGGAAACCTCGCCGGCCAGCATCGCAAGCGGATCTTCCATCGTGATTACCGAACCGGTGCGCTCGGGCCAGAGCATCCTGCATCCGGAAGGCGACGTCACTGTCATCGGCTCCGTGAGTTCCGGCGCCGAAATAATCGCCGGTGGCTCGATACACGTTTACGGCGCCCTGCGCGGACGTGCATTGGCCGGTGTCGCAGGGAAAGACAGCGCCCGTATCTTCTGTTCCAAGCTGGATGCGGAGCTGGTTTCCATCAACGGGCTCTACAAGGTCGCGGACGATTTCGATGGCGCCCTGCGCAACGCACCTGCGCAGATCCGCTTCGAAAACGAGACCCTCGTCTTTGAAGAGCTGAACTAA